One genomic window of Polyangium aurulentum includes the following:
- a CDS encoding Rpn family recombination-promoting nuclease/putative transposase has translation MGDHDALFKAIFSQPEHAAGELSVVLPRALAERIDFSVLARASGSFVDPALTERHTDLLFATRIAGQEALLYVLFEHLSYVDPLMAFRLLRYMVRIWDEHLKKHPNARRLPIIVPVVLHHSDTGWTASTTFESLMDVDAQTLALVAPYVPCFRIALDDISHESDAALRARPMSALARFGLGLLARAPDELLREAESWAPVVAEAQSGPHGPAALGPALSYILKTNKASVDQIKARLIRAWGGNIEEVIVTAADQLREEGRKDGIAKGQLEGVAKGQRQTLLKLLQRKFGPLPEPITARVNAAGTDDLDRWLDLILTAPTLDDVFAVEG, from the coding sequence ATGGGCGATCATGACGCGCTCTTCAAGGCCATCTTCTCGCAGCCCGAGCACGCCGCGGGCGAGCTCTCCGTCGTCTTGCCCCGCGCGCTCGCCGAGCGGATCGACTTCTCCGTGCTCGCGCGCGCGTCGGGCAGCTTCGTCGATCCTGCGCTCACCGAGCGTCACACCGACCTGCTCTTCGCCACGCGCATCGCCGGCCAGGAGGCGCTCCTTTACGTGCTCTTCGAGCACCTGAGCTACGTCGACCCGCTCATGGCCTTCCGCCTGCTCCGGTACATGGTGCGGATCTGGGACGAGCACCTCAAGAAGCACCCAAACGCCAGGCGCTTGCCCATCATCGTGCCCGTCGTGCTCCACCACAGCGATACAGGCTGGACCGCTTCAACGACCTTCGAGAGCCTGATGGACGTCGACGCACAGACGCTCGCGCTCGTCGCTCCGTACGTCCCCTGCTTCCGGATCGCGCTCGACGACATCAGCCACGAGAGCGATGCGGCCTTGCGCGCTCGTCCGATGAGCGCTCTCGCTCGTTTCGGGCTCGGGCTCCTGGCGCGCGCCCCTGACGAGCTCCTCCGCGAGGCGGAGTCATGGGCGCCCGTCGTCGCCGAGGCCCAGAGCGGGCCCCATGGCCCGGCTGCGCTGGGGCCGGCCCTGAGCTACATTTTGAAGACGAACAAGGCTTCCGTGGACCAGATCAAGGCTCGGCTGATCCGGGCGTGGGGCGGCAACATCGAGGAGGTCATCGTGACGGCGGCTGATCAGCTTCGCGAAGAAGGTCGGAAGGATGGGATCGCCAAAGGGCAGCTCGAGGGCGTCGCCAAAGGACAGCGCCAGACACTGCTGAAGCTGCTCCAGCGCAAATTCGGCCCGCTCCCCGAGCCCATCACAGCGCGCGTCAACGCCGCAGGCACCGACGATCTCGATCGCTGGCTCGACCTCATCCTCACCGCCCCCACCCTCGACGACGTCTTCGCCGTCGAGGGCTGA
- a CDS encoding serine/threonine-protein kinase PknK — translation MQGSRWLQRGARVGDYTIEGLLGEGGFGAVFRARSDSGVRAALKVFKTTGGELTAERLISQQNEIEALLRLDHPSLVTLYGYGFLEGVGLFLAMELVEGETLDAYLDRVGQLDTLEAVRIVRKVAEALAHSHARGVLHLDLKPSNIVISEPHEPRIKVLDFGLATLTSSWLPDDTRVTAGTVGYMAPECLRSGRARPDPRMDLYALGTILYELLSGRLPFRGRGQRTLMMQRAVGELIPLRDVLPGVAPAMAALVDELLTQDPTLRPASAAQLCARLKEIYYETLRGEEHDHEHAPLSVRPPPSGRSSMMSLVPPRPGAEEVPFVGRDGELSALASRVLGATSHGAEPVVVVGDAGIGKSRLIAELLNVVEGDGAAVVAYGRCRELSALVPYSPLREALSRIATATKRKDATAARVQAAISAAVAEDADLLRALVPELAGAPPDGDVRRNLLRPAAARRVAELVRRLVTSIAMEVPVLVAIEDLHWGDESTLAVLDILSRSLEGSPVLLLGTSRPPVRVAWTGAEVMELGPLDRDENARLLQALGRGADEDVLRELERHVPLLGAGNPLFNIQVIRNLELEGFVGRTAIGTLCLTSRNLADYNAPTSIADALRRGVDSLSEAAIKVLGVASLFGRQFLRTDLRALGLFDETQVEHALREAEQRCLCRDDGGGMSFVHEVVLEQLERRMGRAGLRGHHLRIARQLERRGADAATLARHLERAGEAMRAASAYVEAALGAKANDPTGASQGLKRAIELVEALPPSSERSRIMLTASAELARARSMLGGTEELLRLLERCADDVPPGASAMAELAAALARVHYARGDLPAAVACAERALEAVGEEPGLERHRCAAVNVIGRAHAAAGRVREALGALEEACRLTEATGDLTDLCHSRGVYGLALGRAGRAAEATGEMNKAAELADRLHDAPRLLGTWLCCALFAEARYDWELGVGSTAQLLSYAEEHKLSGHYLYMGTMLAGRHQFHMGHLQRARMLVSNALNLSRIVGTTLGRAEGQAFLGDVHLVEGQLAEAEACYARAIEIGSSPASVDESAVILGLVGRMQVKALGRGDAADVQRLGAEARARVEASGNRSLFVGLLQRWAESLEDVGRREDAAALWREHASLCASLELSNPDFWPRIPDAEARASGDSPRSYWLGRRGKTRGSGEWMMVPTQRVSPSVLLTARAVGSMAQIAEMTQRSLPLTLTMDVKGVALDSTRTAPRTGRLLEALATVEGFVPVFDEPAGT, via the coding sequence ATGCAGGGCAGCCGATGGCTCCAGCGTGGCGCGCGCGTAGGTGACTACACCATCGAGGGTCTGCTCGGCGAAGGTGGGTTCGGCGCGGTTTTCCGCGCCCGCAGCGACTCCGGCGTCCGCGCCGCGCTGAAGGTCTTCAAGACGACCGGCGGCGAATTGACGGCCGAGCGGCTGATCAGCCAGCAGAACGAGATCGAGGCGCTCCTTCGGCTCGACCATCCCTCGCTGGTCACGCTCTACGGCTACGGCTTCCTCGAGGGCGTGGGCCTGTTCCTCGCGATGGAGCTGGTCGAGGGGGAGACGCTCGACGCCTACCTCGATCGCGTGGGGCAGCTCGATACGCTCGAGGCGGTGCGCATCGTGCGCAAGGTGGCCGAGGCGCTCGCGCACAGCCACGCGCGCGGCGTCCTGCACCTCGATCTGAAGCCGAGCAACATCGTCATCTCCGAGCCTCACGAGCCGCGCATCAAGGTCCTCGACTTCGGCCTCGCGACGCTCACCTCGAGCTGGCTGCCGGACGACACGCGCGTCACGGCGGGCACCGTGGGGTACATGGCGCCCGAGTGCCTGCGCAGCGGCAGGGCGCGGCCCGATCCGCGCATGGATCTGTACGCCCTCGGCACCATCCTCTACGAGCTCCTCTCGGGCAGGCTGCCCTTCCGCGGTCGCGGCCAGCGCACGCTGATGATGCAGCGCGCGGTGGGCGAGCTCATCCCGCTGCGCGACGTGCTCCCGGGCGTGGCGCCGGCGATGGCCGCGCTCGTCGACGAGTTGCTCACGCAGGATCCGACGCTCCGGCCCGCGAGCGCGGCGCAGCTCTGCGCCAGGCTCAAGGAGATCTACTACGAGACCCTGCGCGGCGAGGAGCACGACCACGAGCACGCGCCGCTCAGCGTGAGGCCTCCGCCGAGCGGCCGGTCGTCGATGATGTCGCTCGTGCCGCCGCGACCTGGCGCCGAGGAGGTGCCCTTCGTGGGTCGTGACGGCGAGCTGTCCGCGCTCGCTTCGCGGGTGCTCGGGGCGACCTCGCACGGCGCCGAGCCCGTGGTGGTCGTGGGCGACGCGGGCATCGGCAAGAGCCGGCTCATCGCGGAGCTGCTCAACGTGGTCGAGGGCGACGGCGCGGCCGTCGTGGCGTACGGCCGCTGCCGCGAGCTGTCCGCGCTCGTCCCCTACTCCCCGCTGCGCGAGGCGCTGAGCCGCATCGCCACCGCGACGAAGCGCAAGGATGCAACGGCCGCGCGTGTGCAAGCGGCGATCAGCGCGGCGGTGGCGGAGGACGCGGATCTGCTCCGCGCGCTCGTGCCCGAGCTGGCAGGCGCGCCGCCCGACGGCGACGTGCGCCGAAACCTCTTGAGGCCGGCAGCGGCGCGGCGCGTGGCGGAGCTGGTGCGCAGGCTCGTCACCTCGATCGCGATGGAGGTGCCGGTGCTCGTGGCGATCGAGGATCTGCACTGGGGGGACGAGTCGACGCTGGCGGTGCTCGACATCCTCTCGCGCAGCCTCGAGGGCTCGCCGGTCCTCTTGCTCGGCACGAGCCGACCTCCGGTGCGCGTCGCGTGGACGGGGGCGGAGGTGATGGAGCTCGGGCCGCTCGATCGCGATGAGAACGCGCGCCTCCTGCAAGCGCTCGGCCGGGGCGCGGACGAGGACGTGTTGCGCGAGCTCGAGCGGCACGTACCTCTGCTCGGCGCGGGCAATCCGCTCTTCAACATCCAGGTGATCCGCAACCTCGAGCTCGAGGGCTTCGTGGGTCGCACGGCGATCGGGACGCTCTGCCTCACCTCGCGCAACCTCGCGGACTACAACGCGCCCACGTCGATCGCGGACGCGCTGCGGCGCGGCGTCGACAGCCTGTCGGAGGCTGCGATCAAGGTGCTCGGGGTGGCCTCGCTCTTCGGCCGGCAGTTCTTGCGCACGGATCTGCGCGCGCTCGGGCTCTTCGACGAGACGCAGGTCGAGCACGCGCTGCGCGAGGCGGAGCAGCGCTGCCTGTGCCGGGACGACGGGGGCGGGATGTCGTTCGTGCACGAGGTGGTGCTCGAGCAGCTCGAGCGGCGGATGGGGCGCGCGGGGCTGCGCGGGCATCACCTGCGGATCGCACGGCAGCTCGAGCGGCGCGGCGCTGACGCGGCGACCCTGGCGCGGCACCTCGAGCGCGCGGGCGAGGCGATGCGCGCGGCCTCTGCCTATGTCGAGGCGGCGCTCGGAGCGAAGGCGAACGACCCGACGGGGGCGAGCCAGGGGCTCAAGCGCGCGATCGAGCTGGTGGAGGCGCTCCCTCCTTCATCGGAGCGCTCGCGGATCATGTTGACCGCTTCGGCGGAGCTGGCCCGCGCGCGGAGCATGCTGGGAGGCACGGAGGAGCTTTTGCGGCTGCTCGAGCGCTGCGCGGACGACGTGCCTCCGGGCGCTTCGGCGATGGCGGAGCTGGCTGCCGCGCTCGCGCGTGTGCACTACGCGCGCGGGGATTTACCGGCCGCGGTCGCGTGCGCCGAGCGTGCGCTCGAGGCGGTGGGTGAGGAGCCGGGGCTCGAGCGGCATCGGTGCGCGGCGGTGAACGTGATCGGGCGCGCGCACGCCGCGGCGGGGCGGGTGCGCGAGGCGCTGGGAGCGCTCGAGGAGGCTTGTCGGCTCACGGAGGCGACGGGTGATCTCACCGATCTCTGCCATTCGCGCGGGGTGTACGGGCTGGCGCTCGGGCGTGCGGGGAGGGCGGCGGAGGCGACGGGCGAGATGAACAAGGCGGCCGAGCTGGCCGACCGGCTGCACGACGCGCCGCGGCTGCTCGGGACGTGGCTGTGCTGCGCGCTCTTCGCGGAGGCGCGCTACGACTGGGAGCTCGGCGTGGGCTCGACGGCGCAGCTCCTGTCGTACGCCGAGGAGCACAAGCTGAGCGGGCATTACCTCTACATGGGGACGATGCTTGCGGGGCGGCACCAGTTCCACATGGGCCACCTGCAACGTGCGCGGATGCTCGTGTCGAACGCGCTGAACCTGTCGCGCATCGTGGGCACGACGCTCGGGCGCGCGGAGGGGCAGGCGTTCCTCGGCGACGTGCACCTCGTCGAGGGTCAGCTCGCGGAGGCGGAGGCGTGCTACGCGCGGGCGATCGAGATCGGCTCGTCGCCCGCGTCGGTCGACGAGTCCGCGGTGATCTTGGGTCTCGTGGGGCGGATGCAGGTCAAGGCGCTCGGGCGTGGGGACGCGGCGGACGTGCAGCGCCTCGGCGCGGAGGCGCGTGCGCGGGTGGAGGCGTCGGGCAACCGCTCGCTCTTCGTGGGCTTGCTGCAGCGCTGGGCGGAGTCGCTGGAGGACGTGGGGCGGCGCGAGGATGCGGCGGCGCTGTGGAGGGAGCACGCGTCCTTGTGCGCGTCGCTCGAGCTGAGCAACCCTGACTTCTGGCCGCGGATCCCGGACGCGGAGGCGCGCGCGTCGGGCGATTCGCCGCGCTCTTACTGGCTCGGTCGGCGCGGCAAGACGCGCGGGTCGGGCGAGTGGATGATGGTGCCGACGCAGCGTGTCTCGCCGTCGGTGCTGCTCACGGCGCGGGCGGTGGGCTCGATGGCGCAGATCGCGGAGATGACGCAGCGCTCGCTGCCGCTCACGTTGACGATGGACGTGAAGGGCGTGGCCCTCGACAGCACGCGCACGGCGCCGCGGACGGGGCGCCTGCTCGAGGCGCTCGCGACGGTGGAGGGCTTCGTTCCGGTGTTCGACGAGCCGGCGGGGACCTGA
- a CDS encoding (2Fe-2S)-binding protein — translation MSMSIGGSRVALAVPPRRTLLEALRYDLDLVGTKQGCDKGDCGACTVIVDGTAVLSCLTLALEADGKEVRTVETLAGAPHIDPLLDCFDSVGGGQCGFCTPGMLMTTTALLDKRPCPTRDEIKLAISGNLCRCTGYGRIVDAVELAAKIKRGEAKGGEGLPGMECSPPPLPSNTKGAREGKGG, via the coding sequence ATGTCGATGAGCATCGGGGGCAGCCGCGTGGCGCTCGCGGTGCCGCCGCGGCGCACGCTGCTCGAGGCGCTGCGCTACGACCTCGACCTCGTCGGCACCAAGCAAGGCTGCGACAAGGGCGACTGCGGCGCGTGTACGGTGATCGTCGACGGAACGGCCGTGCTGTCGTGCCTCACGCTCGCGCTCGAGGCGGATGGCAAAGAGGTTCGGACCGTGGAGACGCTCGCGGGCGCGCCGCACATCGATCCGCTGCTCGACTGCTTCGACAGCGTGGGAGGCGGTCAGTGCGGCTTCTGCACGCCGGGCATGCTGATGACGACGACAGCGCTGCTCGACAAGCGCCCGTGTCCGACGCGCGACGAGATCAAGCTCGCGATCTCGGGCAACCTCTGCCGCTGTACCGGCTACGGCCGCATCGTCGATGCGGTCGAGCTGGCGGCGAAGATCAAGCGAGGCGAGGCGAAAGGAGGCGAGGGGCTGCCCGGGATGGAGTGCTCGCCGCCGCCCTTGCCCTCGAACACGAAGGGCGCGCGCGAAGGGAAGGGGGGCTGA
- a CDS encoding xanthine dehydrogenase family protein molybdopterin-binding subunit has protein sequence MGEERKSEGSGLVGSRVRALLGPRVTGQVRYTDDIHLPRMLWGRIVRSPHPHARIKRIDATRALARRGVVAVITGQDMPERFGIIPWTPDEFPLALEHARFVGDAVAAVAATDERTAHEAADLVDVEYELLPAATDLQTAIDRPEIGLGKGGKDNVSKQVDLAFGDVDGQLASSDVVIEGEYYYEGSAHVPIETHCAIANVDANGLLTVWSTTQVPHYLHRELSRVLRVSPTRIRVIQPPVGGAFGGKSEPFSLEFCAAKLAMVTGRPVKFLYTREEEFYAHRGRHPMRMHMKVGAQKDGKLTAVDAHTAIDGGAYSSFGLVTAYYSGQLLTLPAFADAYRFHSTRYFTNKPPCGPKRGHGSVQPRFAFEVSLDKIAHAIDMDPIELRRRNLLPSNTTTVNGMRVTSNGIAECLDRVEAASGWKERRGKLPQGRGLGVATSAYISGTNYAIYPNAMPQSAVQLKVDRSGVVTVFSGQSEIGQGCDLLLAVIVADELGLDLGSVRVVSGDTDLTPVDLGAYSSRGTFMNGNACLHAAQQVRDKLVQAVAEKLEVAPRAILVTRGALVVESDPTRGVPVTEAIQLAEARFGTLGAVGWYNTPKLGGDYRGGTIGASPAYSFTAHVAEVCVDVRTGRVTVDKIWVAHDCGKALVPTIVEGQMEGSAYMGAAEALLEEHVIGPDGLHKGPNLLDYRIPTSLDVPELHALIVESHDAEGPRGAKEAGEGPLHPSIPAIANAIFDAVGVRVDRLPFSPARVLAAIRAQQSRDARRPAAAE, from the coding sequence ATGGGCGAAGAGCGAAAGAGCGAGGGCTCGGGCCTCGTCGGCAGCCGCGTCCGCGCGCTGCTCGGCCCGCGTGTGACGGGGCAGGTCCGCTACACGGACGACATCCACCTGCCGCGCATGCTCTGGGGCCGCATCGTGCGCTCGCCGCACCCGCACGCGCGCATCAAGCGCATCGACGCGACGCGCGCGCTCGCACGCCGGGGCGTCGTCGCGGTGATCACCGGGCAGGACATGCCCGAGCGCTTCGGCATCATCCCCTGGACGCCCGACGAGTTCCCGCTCGCCCTCGAGCACGCGCGCTTCGTGGGCGACGCCGTCGCCGCCGTGGCCGCGACCGACGAGCGGACCGCGCACGAGGCCGCCGATCTCGTCGATGTCGAGTACGAGCTCCTGCCCGCTGCGACCGACCTGCAGACCGCCATCGATCGCCCCGAGATTGGCCTGGGCAAGGGCGGCAAGGACAACGTCTCGAAGCAGGTCGACCTCGCGTTCGGCGACGTCGACGGGCAGCTCGCGTCGAGCGACGTCGTGATCGAGGGCGAGTACTACTACGAGGGCTCGGCGCACGTGCCGATCGAGACCCACTGCGCGATCGCGAACGTCGACGCCAACGGCCTGCTCACCGTCTGGTCGACGACGCAGGTGCCGCACTACCTGCACCGCGAGCTGTCGCGCGTGCTGCGCGTGTCGCCCACGCGCATCCGGGTGATCCAGCCGCCCGTGGGCGGGGCGTTCGGCGGCAAGAGCGAGCCGTTCTCGCTCGAGTTCTGCGCGGCCAAGCTCGCGATGGTGACGGGCAGGCCGGTCAAGTTCCTCTACACGCGCGAGGAGGAGTTCTACGCGCACCGCGGCCGGCACCCGATGCGGATGCACATGAAGGTCGGCGCGCAGAAGGACGGCAAGCTCACGGCCGTCGACGCGCACACGGCCATCGACGGCGGCGCGTACTCGTCCTTCGGCCTCGTCACCGCGTACTACTCGGGCCAGCTCCTCACGCTGCCCGCGTTCGCGGACGCCTACCGCTTCCACTCCACGCGCTACTTCACCAACAAGCCGCCCTGCGGCCCCAAGCGCGGGCACGGCAGCGTCCAGCCGCGCTTCGCCTTCGAGGTCTCCCTCGACAAGATCGCGCATGCGATCGACATGGACCCGATCGAGCTGCGCCGGCGCAACTTGCTCCCGTCGAACACCACCACCGTCAACGGCATGCGCGTCACCTCGAACGGCATCGCCGAGTGCCTCGATCGCGTGGAGGCTGCGAGCGGCTGGAAGGAGCGGCGCGGCAAGCTGCCCCAGGGTCGCGGGCTCGGCGTCGCGACGAGCGCGTACATCAGCGGCACCAACTACGCGATCTACCCGAACGCGATGCCCCAGAGCGCCGTCCAGCTCAAGGTCGACCGCTCGGGCGTCGTCACCGTCTTCTCCGGTCAGAGCGAGATCGGTCAGGGCTGCGACCTCTTGCTCGCGGTGATCGTCGCCGACGAGCTCGGGCTCGATCTCGGATCGGTGCGCGTCGTCTCCGGCGACACCGATCTCACGCCCGTCGATCTCGGCGCGTACTCGTCGCGCGGCACGTTCATGAACGGCAACGCGTGCCTGCACGCCGCGCAGCAGGTGCGCGACAAGCTCGTGCAGGCCGTGGCCGAGAAGCTCGAGGTGGCGCCGCGCGCGATCCTGGTGACGCGCGGCGCGCTCGTCGTCGAATCCGATCCCACGCGAGGCGTGCCCGTCACCGAGGCCATCCAGCTCGCCGAAGCGCGGTTCGGGACCCTCGGCGCCGTCGGCTGGTACAACACGCCCAAGCTCGGCGGTGACTACCGCGGCGGCACCATCGGCGCCTCGCCCGCCTACTCGTTCACCGCGCACGTCGCCGAGGTCTGCGTCGACGTGCGCACCGGACGCGTCACCGTCGACAAGATCTGGGTCGCGCACGACTGCGGCAAGGCCCTCGTCCCCACGATCGTCGAGGGGCAGATGGAGGGCTCGGCCTACATGGGCGCGGCCGAGGCGCTGCTCGAGGAGCACGTCATCGGGCCCGATGGACTGCACAAGGGGCCGAACCTGCTCGACTACCGCATCCCGACGAGCCTCGACGTGCCGGAGCTGCACGCGCTGATCGTCGAGTCGCACGACGCCGAGGGGCCGCGCGGCGCAAAGGAGGCGGGCGAGGGGCCGCTGCACCCGTCGATCCCCGCCATCGCAAACGCCATCTTCGACGCGGTCGGCGTGCGCGTCGATCGCCTGCCCTTCTCGCCCGCGCGCGTGCTCGCGGCGATCCGGGCCCAACAGTCGCGCGACGCGCGCCGCCCCGCTGCGGCGGAGTAG
- a CDS encoding FAD binding domain-containing protein has product MLPLPIFDHHRPRTLSEAVGLLARLGDRAVVIAGGTDLLPNMKQGLVEPEHVVSINAIEELKGIRIDTAGEERLVVGAGARLVEIADSVLVRLVAPALADAASMVGGPHHRAMGTLGGNICLDTRCRYYNQTYFWRKSLGFCLKKDGTVCHVVKGGSKCVAAASNDTAPALIALDADIHLLGPRGARVVPARDFYVADGIKNTVLEQGELVVRVSIPRNRDRRSAYEKLRRRGAIDFPLLSIAVRVDLSPGSSDRIDAADVVVSALGARPRRVRAASQCKPGTSIADLGRIFSEGAHAECKPLPNVDEDTDWRRDMVPVLVDKALARALG; this is encoded by the coding sequence GTGCTTCCGCTACCCATCTTCGATCATCACCGCCCGCGCACGCTCTCGGAGGCGGTCGGCCTGCTCGCGCGCCTCGGCGATCGCGCCGTCGTCATCGCCGGCGGCACCGACCTGCTCCCCAACATGAAGCAGGGGCTCGTCGAGCCCGAGCACGTCGTGTCGATCAACGCGATCGAAGAGCTCAAGGGCATCCGCATCGACACCGCAGGCGAGGAGCGCCTCGTGGTCGGCGCTGGCGCGCGCCTCGTCGAGATCGCCGACAGCGTCCTCGTGCGCCTCGTCGCGCCCGCGCTCGCGGATGCGGCGAGCATGGTCGGCGGACCGCACCACCGCGCCATGGGCACGCTCGGCGGCAACATCTGCCTCGACACGCGCTGCCGCTACTACAACCAGACCTACTTCTGGCGCAAATCGCTGGGCTTCTGCCTCAAGAAGGACGGCACCGTGTGTCACGTCGTCAAGGGCGGATCGAAGTGCGTGGCCGCCGCGTCGAACGACACCGCGCCCGCGCTCATCGCGCTCGACGCCGACATCCACCTGCTCGGCCCGCGCGGCGCGCGCGTCGTCCCCGCGCGCGACTTCTACGTCGCCGACGGCATCAAGAACACGGTGCTCGAGCAAGGCGAGCTCGTCGTGCGCGTCTCGATCCCGCGCAACCGCGATCGCCGCAGCGCCTACGAGAAGCTCCGCCGTCGCGGCGCGATCGACTTTCCGCTGCTCTCCATCGCGGTGCGCGTCGACCTTTCACCGGGCTCGTCGGATCGCATCGACGCCGCAGATGTCGTGGTCTCCGCGCTCGGCGCGCGCCCTCGTCGCGTCCGCGCCGCCTCGCAGTGCAAGCCCGGCACGTCGATCGCCGATCTCGGTCGCATCTTCTCGGAGGGCGCGCACGCCGAGTGCAAGCCTCTGCCCAACGTCGACGAGGACACCGACTGGCGCCGCGACATGGTCCCCGTCCTCGTCGACAAGGCCCTGGCGCGGGCCCTCGGCTGA
- a CDS encoding NADH-quinone oxidoreductase subunit A yields the protein MAPYLPLFLFLIVGAVLASALFGLSTFIGPKNPTPEKMIPYECGSETTGGRFVKPSVKFYLTAILFVVFDIEAVLIYPWAVEFKNLGWTGLATMGSFVLLLVVALLYVWKKGALEWEK from the coding sequence ATGGCCCCTTACCTCCCCCTGTTTTTGTTCTTGATCGTGGGCGCCGTGCTGGCGTCGGCCCTGTTCGGGCTGTCCACGTTCATCGGGCCGAAGAACCCGACGCCGGAGAAGATGATCCCGTACGAGTGCGGGAGCGAGACGACCGGCGGTCGGTTCGTCAAGCCGAGCGTCAAGTTCTACCTCACGGCGATCCTGTTCGTCGTCTTCGATATCGAAGCGGTGCTCATCTATCCGTGGGCGGTCGAGTTCAAGAACCTCGGCTGGACGGGGCTTGCGACGATGGGGTCGTTCGTCCTGCTGCTCGTCGTTGCGCTGCTGTACGTGTGGAAGAAGGGAGCCCTCGAATGGGAGAAATGA
- a CDS encoding NADH-quinone oxidoreductase subunit B, producing MSSSGGGTSVRVIEGSETGFATTRLDALLNWAKKYSLFQYPFVTACCGMEFMAMASPRYDMARFGAEAPRFSPRQADLLWVVGTIVQRQAPALKRIYEQMADPKWVLAFGTCASCGGFYDNYSTVAGIDKIIPVDVYVPGCPPRPEAVLDGLLLLQDKIARGDRTPGIVKPRRDPAVLGGNLDLVQLGKKTPAKGER from the coding sequence ATGAGCTCGAGCGGAGGCGGCACGTCGGTCCGAGTCATCGAGGGCTCGGAGACGGGGTTCGCGACGACGCGCCTCGACGCGCTCTTGAACTGGGCCAAGAAGTACTCGCTGTTCCAGTACCCGTTCGTGACGGCGTGCTGCGGCATGGAGTTCATGGCCATGGCGAGCCCGCGCTACGACATGGCCCGCTTCGGCGCCGAGGCCCCGCGCTTCTCGCCGCGCCAGGCTGATCTGCTCTGGGTCGTCGGCACGATCGTCCAGCGCCAGGCCCCGGCGCTCAAGCGCATCTACGAGCAGATGGCGGACCCCAAGTGGGTGCTCGCCTTCGGCACGTGCGCCTCGTGCGGCGGCTTCTACGACAACTACTCGACCGTCGCAGGCATCGACAAGATCATCCCTGTCGACGTCTACGTGCCCGGCTGTCCGCCTCGTCCCGAGGCCGTGCTCGATGGCCTGTTGCTCTTGCAGGACAAGATCGCGCGCGGCGACAGGACGCCTGGGATCGTCAAGCCGCGCCGTGATCCGGCCGTGCTCGGCGGCAACCTCGATCTCGTGCAGCTCGGCAAGAAGACGCCGGCGAAGGGGGAGCGATGA
- a CDS encoding NADH-quinone oxidoreductase subunit C — MSKRVLDALIERFGADVYETHAQFGDETAVVNPARWREVALFLRDDPRCLMNMFVDLTAVDYPLRTPRFEVVLHMRSLERNHRIRVKARVGDEEGNNAEIDTLVPVWKGANWFEREAYDLMGVVFKGHPDLRRILMYPEFVGHPLRKDYPANRIQPLVPFREVTEKLPPFGPDEGMPFGRQSHDDQRDRTGEVN; from the coding sequence ATGAGCAAGCGCGTCCTCGATGCTCTGATCGAGCGTTTCGGCGCCGACGTCTACGAGACGCACGCGCAGTTCGGTGACGAAACGGCCGTGGTGAATCCGGCGAGGTGGCGTGAGGTCGCGCTGTTTCTCCGCGACGATCCGCGCTGCCTGATGAACATGTTCGTCGACCTCACGGCGGTCGACTATCCCCTCCGCACGCCGCGGTTCGAGGTGGTGCTGCACATGCGCTCGCTCGAGCGCAACCACCGCATCCGCGTGAAGGCGCGCGTCGGCGACGAGGAGGGCAACAACGCCGAGATCGACACGCTGGTGCCCGTCTGGAAAGGCGCCAACTGGTTCGAGCGCGAGGCGTACGACCTCATGGGTGTGGTGTTCAAGGGCCACCCCGATCTGCGTCGGATCCTGATGTACCCCGAGTTCGTCGGGCATCCGCTGCGCAAGGACTATCCCGCAAACCGAATTCAGCCGCTCGTCCCCTTCCGCGAGGTCACGGAGAAGCTTCCGCCTTTCGGGCCGGACGAGGGCATGCCGTTCGGCCGCCAGTCGCACGACGACCAGCGTGATCGAACGGGTGAGGTGAACTGA